In candidate division KSB1 bacterium, a single genomic region encodes these proteins:
- a CDS encoding M23 family metallopeptidase yields MAKNKLKKKKQFISFLIIADNQSEPLGFKLRVVTLRILGGIAVLLLLSVIAGAVFFVKYLQVNNENVALKVENSKLERENSRVALIAGKFEELKIFSSKLKISLGIEEAQEFDEGIVGASISNETNISFNNGSKNKNDQKVSARNFENILRRVGSITTSYHMMYERLPTLLPVEGLISLGFDDINLAEPQIRDKHFGIDIVAKRGSVIKASGEGTIVFADWTPDLGNLIIIYHGSDIFTFYAHNMRLLRTVGMVRKGDPIALLGNSGETSSGPHLHFEIWRDSKPVDPKEYLFSLQTDQQQEL; encoded by the coding sequence AAAAAAAAGCAGTTTATTTCTTTCTTAATTATTGCCGACAATCAATCTGAACCGCTTGGATTTAAATTAAGAGTGGTTACCTTGAGGATATTAGGTGGGATTGCTGTTTTACTATTGCTAAGTGTGATAGCCGGAGCGGTTTTCTTTGTCAAATATCTCCAGGTGAATAATGAAAATGTTGCACTGAAGGTCGAAAATTCCAAACTGGAACGTGAAAACAGCCGGGTAGCTTTGATTGCTGGTAAATTCGAGGAGTTGAAAATATTTTCGAGTAAATTGAAAATATCATTGGGAATAGAAGAAGCCCAGGAGTTTGATGAAGGTATAGTGGGAGCATCGATTTCAAATGAAACCAATATCTCCTTTAACAACGGATCTAAAAACAAAAATGATCAAAAAGTATCAGCGCGGAATTTTGAGAATATCCTTAGACGAGTGGGTTCCATCACAACAAGTTATCACATGATGTATGAAAGGCTTCCTACTTTGTTACCGGTGGAAGGATTGATCTCTCTTGGGTTTGATGATATAAATTTAGCCGAACCACAAATCCGGGACAAACATTTTGGGATTGATATCGTTGCAAAGCGAGGATCGGTAATTAAAGCATCCGGAGAAGGTACGATTGTTTTTGCCGATTGGACGCCGGATTTGGGGAATCTCATTATTATTTATCATGGCAGCGATATTTTTACATTCTATGCCCACAACATGCGTCTGCTCAGGACGGTCGGGATGGTAAGAAAAGGAGACCCGATCGCACTGTTAGGGAATTCGGGTGAAACCAGTTCAGGGCCCCATCTTCATTTTGAAATTTGGCGTGATTCAAAACCTGTGGATCCGAAGGAATACTTGTTTTCTTTGCAGACTGATCAACAACAGGAATTATAA
- the atpF gene encoding F0F1 ATP synthase subunit B, with translation MLFIILESNLLAVEPGLFFWSFVTFLILFLVLRKIAWKPILAMLEKRENHIRESLERAENAQKKADESLKSYEKMMEESRKESLEIIENGRKTAKIMREELLAKANEESSRLIDRAKKEIGLEKEKAVDEIKNLAVDLTISVASKLVERSLKDKDHEKIVESYIKEMKVS, from the coding sequence ATGTTATTTATAATATTGGAATCGAATCTATTAGCAGTCGAGCCAGGTCTGTTTTTTTGGTCATTTGTGACATTTTTGATTCTTTTTTTAGTTCTCCGCAAAATTGCCTGGAAACCGATACTTGCTATGCTCGAGAAAAGAGAAAATCATATACGTGAGTCGCTTGAGCGTGCTGAAAATGCTCAAAAGAAGGCTGACGAGAGCCTGAAATCCTACGAAAAAATGATGGAAGAATCTAGAAAAGAAAGCCTGGAAATTATTGAGAATGGCAGGAAAACAGCGAAAATAATGCGTGAAGAGCTTCTAGCAAAAGCGAATGAAGAATCATCTCGATTGATTGATAGAGCTAAAAAAGAGATCGGCCTTGAAAAGGAAAAAGCAGTGGATGAAATTAAAAACCTGGCTGTTGATCTAACTATTTCAGTTGCATCAAAGCTGGTTGAGCGTTCTCTAAAAGATAAAGACCATGAAAAGATTGTGGAGTCATATATTAAGGAGATGAAAGTATCATGA
- a CDS encoding AtpZ/AtpI family protein → MNDKNKNSSSKDSIREIGPYFDLGMRFAISIVIFAALGFWIDKTLNTIPVFLMAGFLLGAIAGFWTIYKAVYLNDKTNNKRD, encoded by the coding sequence ATGAATGACAAAAACAAAAATTCAAGTAGTAAAGATTCAATTCGGGAAATTGGTCCATATTTCGATTTAGGGATGCGTTTTGCAATTTCAATTGTAATTTTTGCAGCGCTTGGCTTTTGGATAGATAAAACACTGAACACTATTCCTGTTTTTTTAATGGCAGGTTTTTTATTAGGCGCAATCGCCGGGTTTTGGACGATTTATAAAGCTGTTTATTTAAACGATAAAACAAATAACAAGCGTGATTAA
- the atpE gene encoding ATP synthase F0 subunit C: MIDFSLAFAYLGAGIGVAGATIGCGIGIGKLASGAMEGVSRQPEAVGDIRGMMILTAAMIEGVALFSVLVCVLLIFATKTIGS; this comes from the coding sequence ATGATAGATTTTTCACTAGCATTTGCGTACCTGGGTGCAGGAATTGGTGTTGCCGGAGCAACGATTGGTTGTGGTATAGGTATCGGCAAATTAGCAAGCGGAGCCATGGAAGGTGTTTCTCGTCAACCTGAAGCGGTTGGTGATATACGCGGTATGATGATCTTAACTGCAGCGATGATCGAAGGTGTTGCGCTGTTCTCCGTTCTCGTATGCGTCTTGTTAATCTTTGCCACTAAAACGATCGGATCGTAG
- the atpB gene encoding F0F1 ATP synthase subunit A, which yields MFLYNFLSLALFDPEQTGHKEEGAGFILEHVQDYVIFEIPPILGIDISITFHVVMMWIASIFLILLFSLSKRQMGMVPRGMGNLLEAIVLFIKTDILDPYLGKDGMRFAPYLLTAFFFVLVCNLLGLIPGAGTATSNLAVTSTLAVMTFFIGQSAGIMKKGFGGYMKSFLPPGVPGFVAPLVFLIEFIGVFTKHFALAIRLFANMMADHLIVFTFLGLIIIFKSFLVALLAVPGAVALELLAVLIALIQAYIFTMLSAVFIGIALSEEH from the coding sequence ATGTTTTTATATAATTTTTTAAGCCTCGCACTTTTTGACCCGGAACAAACAGGCCATAAAGAGGAAGGCGCCGGTTTTATCTTGGAGCATGTTCAAGATTATGTGATCTTTGAGATTCCACCCATATTAGGGATTGATATATCCATCACGTTTCATGTGGTGATGATGTGGATTGCCTCTATCTTTTTGATCCTTCTATTTTCGTTGTCAAAGCGCCAGATGGGAATGGTGCCCCGCGGGATGGGTAATTTACTAGAAGCAATTGTCCTTTTTATCAAAACGGATATCTTGGATCCTTACCTGGGAAAGGATGGAATGCGGTTCGCTCCATACCTGCTAACAGCATTTTTTTTCGTTCTGGTTTGTAATTTATTGGGATTAATACCTGGAGCTGGGACCGCCACCTCAAATCTTGCGGTTACCTCTACGTTAGCTGTTATGACATTCTTCATCGGTCAATCAGCAGGAATAATGAAAAAGGGGTTTGGCGGGTATATGAAGAGCTTTTTACCCCCTGGTGTACCCGGCTTTGTTGCGCCTTTGGTGTTTTTAATTGAATTTATCGGCGTGTTCACCAAGCATTTTGCCTTGGCCATTCGTCTTTTTGCCAACATGATGGCGGATCACTTGATTGTTTTTACTTTCCTGGGACTCATCATCATTTTTAAGAGCTTTTTGGTTGCCCTGCTTGCAGTTCCAGGCGCTGTAGCTTTAGAATTATTGGCTGTTTTGATTGCATTGATCCAGGCATATATTTTCACAATGCTCTCCGCAGTGTTTATTGGCATAGCCTTATCAGAAGAACATTAA
- a CDS encoding polymer-forming cytoskeletal protein, translating into MFREKDSNGYDRMGDLNTLIGKGTIIEGNMTVQHSLRIDGKLVGNLKSSDSIILGKEGVIHGEIEVKNAVIGGTVKGKISATGKVTLESTAVLVGKLNAVRLVIAEGAVFDGHSQMKGTKLEPALNFTPEKASAKPVKNSVQEADKQP; encoded by the coding sequence ATGTTTAGAGAAAAAGACAGCAATGGTTATGACAGGATGGGTGATTTAAATACTTTAATAGGAAAAGGCACAATAATAGAAGGAAATATGACAGTTCAACATAGTCTTCGGATAGACGGAAAACTGGTTGGGAATCTAAAATCTTCAGATTCTATTATTCTCGGTAAAGAGGGTGTCATCCATGGAGAAATTGAAGTCAAAAATGCTGTCATTGGTGGAACTGTAAAAGGTAAAATCTCTGCCACCGGAAAAGTAACTTTAGAGTCCACCGCAGTTTTGGTTGGAAAATTGAATGCGGTTAGATTAGTCATTGCCGAAGGTGCGGTGTTTGATGGCCACTCTCAAATGAAAGGAACCAAGTTGGAACCGGCTTTGAATTTCACCCCGGAGAAGGCAAGCGCCAAACCAGTTAAAAATTCCGTTCAGGAGGCAGACAAGCAACCATGA